One region of Flavobacterium pisciphilum genomic DNA includes:
- the rplF gene encoding 50S ribosomal protein L6, which translates to MSRIGKNPIVIPAGTTVEVKDGIITVKGKNGQLTQEFSDVTVKVEGDQVQVERSSDHKDHRAKHGLYRSLINNMIVGVNEGFTKSLELVGVGYRASNQGQKLDLALGYSHNIVLEIAPEVVLETISEKGKNPIVKLTSIDKQLLGQVAAKIRGFRKPEPYKGKGVKFVGEVLRRKAGKSA; encoded by the coding sequence ATGTCAAGAATAGGTAAAAATCCAATTGTAATCCCTGCTGGTACAACTGTAGAAGTTAAAGACGGTATTATTACAGTAAAAGGAAAGAATGGTCAACTTACACAGGAGTTTTCGGATGTAACTGTAAAGGTTGAAGGCGATCAAGTTCAAGTAGAAAGATCGTCTGATCACAAAGATCACAGAGCAAAACACGGACTTTACAGATCATTAATCAATAATATGATTGTTGGTGTAAATGAAGGGTTTACTAAATCTTTAGAGTTGGTAGGAGTTGGTTATAGAGCTTCAAATCAAGGACAAAAGTTAGATTTAGCTCTTGGATATTCTCACAATATTGTTTTAGAAATTGCTCCTGAAGTAGTTTTAGAGACAATATCTGAAAAAGGTAAGAACCCTATCGTAAAATTAACATCAATTGATAAACAACTTTTAGGTCAGGTTGCGGCAAAAATTAGAGGTTTCCGTAAGCCAGAACCATATAAAGGAAAAGGTGTTAAATTTGTAGGTGAAGTATTAAGAAGAAAAGCAGGTAAATCAGCTTAA